GTCATAACTCAGCTTAAAAttctgaagatttttttttttaatccagaattgcatatttttgcctatttgacttatatatacaatcatgtattatCTTTcacaatcaagtaattttcttctgatttgagaaactatttcaaggtgtagtgatccaccttaaataaaaaagcaTTTTGAAAGGAATTTTGAACTGGGTATACTTTTGGAGAGGGTTTCCTGAAAACTACCAGATGtgatcatatgatacaatttcattGTGTATACATTAAACCGGAACTAATtactaaatacattgtatattttctttataacagATGTGCAAtctaaagatatatttttattgtatgtaAATGACATACATGTTAATAGATATTTAGTCTTCATTATAAGACCTTTTTTAATGCGAGCATTCCTGCTCGGATCACGGGAATACGAACCGTGGACTCTATTTGTCTTTTGGCGCCGAGGTCCGACTTGTTGCCCACCACTGccgttgtcacgtgacatggcGCACTTGTTAAAAGTTCTGTTCTCCATAACTCTAAGCTGTGAAAGGTTTCCTTGAAACATAAACGTTAGATTGACTTCACATACATGCTGCTTATAAACTGTTCTTAGTATATCAGCCTCTACTTGAACACGATATGATAGCATAAAGGGTTAAAGATACTTATGTCTAGCATATACATATCTTTGGAAAAAAGTAATCGTTGgattatgaaaatcaaatcatttttcctgtatattaagttcggtctatctatataataattttaaaagaaatgaattcaatatatatttgttttatacaatataaaatggtttggggcagctTACGCTTTATAAATCGCgtagcggtttataaaaaagcgtaagctgtttcaaaccattttatatcgtataaaactaataaatattgaattcattgcttataatttaatttttttactcttcattgtaaataaaaactgtcatttgacatttaaaatgacgtaaaattgtccaaattcaaacgtaacgtcaggcgtattgatacgtttgagacgttagtcttactatgacgtaggcaacattctttatacaatataaaataattttttagccaatcagaaagcgcgttacaaccagaattaaattattttttatagaggTTTTTCCCTtgtgatttcattttgaattaattaCATGTGAAAACATACCTTTGACGTAATATCATACACTAGCAAGGCTATGTCGGCGTCCCGAAGGTACATGGGAACGAGGCTCCGGAATCTCTCCTGGCCAGCGGTGTCCCAAATCTGAAACAGGATTGTCCTCCCTTCTATCTCCATAGATCGAATGTAATAGCTGGCTAATAAAACCGTTCAAATATGATTTATGGGTGTTATATATATTAACGtgcattcatttttaaaaaaaaagtggtgTATCGTTAGAAATTGAAAAACTGGTTGAAGctgatattgaaataaaaatcgaCATAAATTTTCgacatacattttatttttcacaaattacatgttgtaaactcttgaaatgttgatATGTAACTATATTATATaagcataaaaaaacaaataatgattttcaaaaaatgtaactGCATGGCGACTGTACGGTATGTGATTTTCAGGACATTTTTTAGATGAGATATTCTTGTCATTTAAAGTATCTACTTTATGATTTATGATTTCTGCATTTTTTTGAAagcatgtacatgcatatcatAGTACTTGAATACTACTTGAATACATGTAGCTAATATAACAGCTAAAAACAGTCatagatttaaaaatgtattacattctGTCGATTAGATATgtcatagtttgatgaaataatgtgatcatacatattttttttatctttatggAGTTAAGAAAGTTCATCAAGGAATAATAACTTCCATTCCCATCCCGTCCTAATTAGCAACTAAGTACAGGCAATGACATGCGCTGGTCTAAACAAATTCATCTTCGAATTCACGAGGTCATTCTCGCATACGTTTACTAACTCCATCAATGGGAGAATGAAACACTTTATAATTAGCTTTAGGAGGTTTGCAAACAAAGATCATAACGAAAACATTTGGTACTTGCATAAGCATTTATCGCACGCGATTGGTTGAGTTTTCTCCCTAAGATTGTGAATGAACCAATCAGAATAGGACATGCATTATTCATGAGAACAAGAAAAATTCTGTAACCTTTCCAGTAAACGAATTCGAGACTGGTCATGGGTTTCCGAAACGTTTGTCAATTGAACTGGAATTTTTACCATAAAGAACCCTTTTATCTTTAGTAAAATATGAACTATTTCCCCAGTCCAACAATGTTAGGCGATAAATCGATTTcatctttttcattatttccgGTTCACGTGTACATTACTGCACTTTAATACAAAATTCGGTCATTGCATTTCGTTCCCATGTTAGATAATTTGATAGATTTCCTGATATTATGTGTTAATTGACAATTTGATATATAGTCACACACTGATATATCAATAGGAAGTGCAACACATGCACCCCTCCATTTATATAGGTCATAGAAAGAgggaaaaataaatgatttcatcAGAATAATTAGAAATGGTCTTTCAAAACGATTGCTATATTAAGTAACCTTCAACATGTCCAAGTAAATGTCGAAGATAACGATTAGCTCATTTTTTCCCTTAATTTTCAAAGAAGAGATTAGCGGATTCCTGATTTTCATAATTGGTTTGGaaagataattacatgtatatccaagtTATTACAACCAAATGTATGCATataagcatgtacatgtatatgtatgataacaagaaaaaagctgtcaatgtgacacaAACCGGGATTTCTTTTGTGTAAATAGTATCCATAATCTATTTGTCGTCTcttaattgataaacactacctatcgtgagaaatggggtactctacGTGCAACATTTGGTAAAATatatgactaagttcaacagctggtatttttacataaattatcagaaatcaaaatccagTTAATATGCATATGTCTTatatatgtacaactgatctGAAAAACAAAACTCCCTCATCTctaaaactgtaggaggagttatccgtacaagaGGAGTaaccttttggcagccgccagCCCGCCATTTTtaccatttatatataaataaccgGCGGATCTTTTCTTTGGTAAATCAGCTTAAAAGGTTTAATCAAAGTTTATATTTAAGCTTGCTTATGAGCTGGTAAATAGACAAACCTCCTACGGTATGTGGTAGTTTCTCTTCGAATGCATTCTTGGTGAATCGATGCGCAATGGCGGTTTTTCCAACACACATGTCTCCTATGACAACAACCTTGACCCGAACAGGGTCCTGGAAGTTCTGCTCATTGAGGCTCATTTTTGGTTGTCATTGTGAGCTCCTTGATTAAAATCCCactgaaaaataatgtttttcaaCCGTGGtaattgcaaaaaatgttgaGTTACCACAACTTACCATTTGTCATCAAGTATTcgaataaattacatgtatgaccTCTGATTTAAGAACAGACCATTCAATTCTTGGAACTCTGATAGGGAAACACATTAAACCTCAAATGGTACATGTTTCCGGAATTAGTTGAAACCTTTAATGATTGCACTAAGTGTTTAGTAaactgataaaacaaaaaaagccTATCTAGTGTTTTCCTTGCGGAGACAACATCAAGCAATGGTAATCTATCTTAAATCTCTGGACAGGAAGCATGGATTCTATTGGCAGTCCATATTAAGTTATATGTAAAACCAAACTAATATCATGCCAAAAACTATATAAAGCTTTCAGGACGTTTTAATTGGATATTTTGGGTTTCCACAAAAGACGGTCCGTGGAATCTTCTGTATTTAAAACTCAGTTGGAGTAGCTTTTAGctttatattgaattttcttCTTTTACTTTGTCTTTTTTATGTGCCATATATACGACTGGTTGATTCTATTTTCATGTTTGAATTCATTGTTCTACTCATCAATATTCATTCAGATATTAATTCTGCACACTTTGTCGCCGACTATATGAAATTCATTTTACCGGCAGACCGATCAACATTGAAATTGTTcgtaatgttaaataaacatccGCTTTGTTAGACTTTTCGGTGGTAAGAAATATAGAGAAGTTTTTTTTAGGCAAGTGTTACGTGTTTTGGGCAAAGGCATCTGACGTTAAAAATCTGTAAGTAAAAATTTCCCCGtactgtaaaataaataatgcaggaaattatatacatatgtctataaaaagaaatgttttcatatgatttttttttaaattgtagttttcaattgctaaaaatatattcaaaccggaaaagataatctaaaaaaaaaaggaattcattttttgaaaatgagttttatatttttgtcatgGATGGAGGTTTCATCGAAATAATACTCAAGCgtttaagaaaaaatcaatGGACACACTTTTTTCCTATTCACTTTTTCTGATGTTAATGAATTGCAGCATAATACAGCTAATGTAACATGTTCGTCTCTGGGATATTTTCAATTAATCGCATTTTCCGACTGACACTCTTTTTGTTTAtcaatggatatttttttgtagattAATAATTTAGAGAAacgaatatgttttatattcgTTAATACGTACTTTTATGTTATATGTGACAATATGAGCTGTTAGAAATAGAACAAAAACATGCGTGTGTCCATTCAAGATTTCAAGTTAGCTCTAGAATAAATTTCGGAGGGGTGAATATGTACAAATGTGTGACaattttttgaaacaaattttcttCTAACTTTTCTGTACATTCGATTCATCCACTAGATAAGTACAGCtttcatttcttattaaatCTTGAGGATTAGAGAAAAATTAATGGGCACGGTTGACGTTGAACATAACGAAAGTGTGTTTAAAATATAGGATCGACCTGCCTAAACCAGTGcacatacacatatatttactcACCTCAAATGAAACTGACAAGGTTTTGACTAATGTCCAGGTTTCTGCCAATATCAGGGACTACATTCTCCTTCTAGCTCGTCTGCTCTAAAAGTTCATGGTCGTTGACTAAAACACAACATCAAGTTGGTTACGTTAAAATGACAGTTCCTTGTGTCACAACTTAAACGCGGAAATCCCAGCTAGTTTTCAAATCTCTGAACTTTTGCATTTATATTTACTTCCGCTTTGAGATAAGTTTAATCACTTGCCCCCCTGTGTTTAGCGGTTATTCTTGACTTTAAAGCCCTACTCAGCCCTTATAATACTAAGCATCTACTTAACGTAACTGTATAAGATAGGTCTAAGATAAATATGTTGTCCGTGTATGGTGCACTGTACATGTGGCTGACGTGCTAATGAAGGAATGATTGTTTCGGATTttaattgatgtacatgtatttttaataatgCCATttcatgttgttgttttttttaaatcataatgaaaacatctctctctctctctctctctctctctctctctctctctctctctctctctctctctctctcatatcagGCCCGGAGTAAGAGATTAATTGACTGAATTACAGTATACATCTTATCTTTtagacaaaaataaatgtaagatcTGTAATGATTTGTGATGGTATATGATTATTATCCAATGAGTTGACGAGGGGATAAATGAACAGACAAAAATAATGGATAAAagtcatataccatcgcaaattaTGAGAGATTCTTTTATCGATTTGTGACGTTAAAAACATAATctaaaataaagtataataaatattataattaaaatcgtGTAAGATGAGATTGACTTAAAAACTCTAcaattgtaatattttgatCATACATCGACACCATTATCAACAGTACATTACTCCTTTCTTGGCGGTggatttagaattttattttgcggTAAATGTCTGCTAGTATGATAAATGTGCATGTGACTTAAACCTTTAGGATAaacaagatttgaaaaaaaacaacaacaatttttgtcagaggaaagatttctcttctaaggaatataagCTATTCagtttttgtacaggacgaaaataattcaattttgcttcaattaaggcttctaaacggctttccccacaaaaatatggctaatagaactttaaaaacaatgatatcttttgtcattttagtagaaaataacattttcgtaaaaaaaaaattaaaaattaactcatattgcagctcatattgctttaatatcTATTAgccaatataccggtaaataccACGatatgccaatttttttttttgggggggggggggggggggagagaaaaaaatcagcTTTGATATAATCCCTGGACCAAACCacgatttaaacatttttttatttcaccatTCAGAAATACACAAATATGGggaaaaagtgaaaatttaaTCAGCGCTTCTtcaacaaatttttacatagtaaaaaGTGTTAACTTTCGGGGCGAATCCCTACAGTCTGTCTCAAGATATTGATGATTTATGAAGCACATTTggataatttttaagaaaaaatacctatgaaaaaagtgcaattgaaatttaTGATAGGGacaatatccaagatatcttcattgacacatgATCAGTTTTCAGTCGAACGAAAACAGATTAATTTCTTATGGAGTTTTATAATGGTAAATGCTTACaccttttctccattcggaagtcactttgaatacctcgcacaatttttcaaagttatcaCCCGGGTACTTTTATCTCTTTTGCAATGCGAAATtcccgtagactttttatttttataatagtcGTGTAGTGAAACCCGACAAGCTGGAGGGAGCGTTTCAAAGTaaaatcttgatattttttcaaactaTGGAATTATAATCCATATCGTTACATCGTTAACAGGTTAAAATCCAGGACTGCGTTTTCCAAAAGAACTTATGACAAAgtcataaatattttcagtttcatgGAATAAACTTGAAAGaacaatacacggctaaaaaatgtgatgtctacggggattttgtattgcagcagaCCCGGATTATAACGTTGGAAAATTGTACGAGGTATttcgagtgacttccgaatggagaaaagatagAAACaatccccattataaatctccgtaagaaatctgttttcgttcccgttaacttttatgagtgaaaaatgataatgtgtcaatgaaattatcttggacattttccctttcatcgatttcaattgcacttctttcacaggtatgtgtatttttattaaaaatcggccaaatgtgctgcataaatatcttgggacagccAGGCTTATAGTGAGCAACTGAGCGAATCATACTTCCCGCAAAACTTGCAGATCGCCCGAGGACTTCCGAGAGAAGCAGGAACTCAATGACTGAAAGTTGCGTCACGTGGCCTTTGTATTTACAAACACTAACGTTAGTGCTTATGATGTTTCCGTGTAAGAAAAGATAAAACGCTAAAAACACTCGTCTAATGTGCCGGTTCAATCACTGAACATGGCACTGAAAGACACAATCATTCTGTGGAATGACGGTGTAAATCTATATCTTGAAGAGGAATTTGAAGAAGCTATTTCGAAATTTAAACAAATCGAGAACCCGAATGCTCGTGTTCTATACAACGTCGCCTTTTCTTACCTCCAATTGGACAGACTAGATGATGCATTAAAGGTAAGgttaaattaatttgttttttggttAATTAAACAGGTGAAaagtcctctctctctctctctctctctctctctctcagaacaATGTAATACGCAAGTTTAATCTATAACAAGAAATCAAATGACCTGCCGTACCTTGTTGCAAAAGGTCCTTTGAATCATGGtatctttataaaatgaaaatgttaggaggtatatgtattttaacaatttgatCTGGACCTACTTGGATCAAGTTCTAAAACACTTAATTATGTATCTTGACCATTAGGTTGCTAATGGTTATACCTCCTATACCTCCTGCATACACACGTCTATTAATAAAAAATCCCCAACAGATATGGTTAgttctaactttgcaaaaaaaagtggaGGGGATAAATACACCCCACCCCTACACATCTGCAATATCTACAAGGTCATCTTGACTTACAAAAAAGATATTACACTAACCCATACATACTCAGCATCATAATGAGTACAAAATCTGTTTCTTTACAATAAAATTAGTTATCTGAGTTTCTAAAATTTGGGAAGTGAACGCTGGAGGCCAGGGGTTTTGATGGTAGGACAGTCAATTTTCTCCaatgatttaaatattaattcattaagAACATCATTGCATATGGCCATGCATGCAACTCACTAGAACCAATCACCTATctatgcatatatgtatatttgtcaTCATGCAGTGTATAGCTAAGTACATTAACTTGTCACATTTCAGCCAGCTgaaaaactgtacatgtatatacttaat
The nucleotide sequence above comes from Magallana gigas chromosome 2, xbMagGiga1.1, whole genome shotgun sequence. Encoded proteins:
- the LOC105348234 gene encoding ras-related protein Rab6; its protein translation is MSLNEQNFQDPVRVKVVVIGDMCVGKTAIAHRFTKNAFEEKLPHTVGASYYIRSMEIEGRTILFQIWDTAGQERFRSLVPMYLRDADIALLVYDITSKETFHSLELWRTELLTSAPCHVTTAVVGNKSDLGAKRQIESTTGRAYAVKHRMLYTETSAKLGTNVEELFYDLGLRMANPELGGCLDASIKVPEKYKKVTNVYIPPNANQPPQNSCCT